The Maridesulfovibrio frigidus DSM 17176 genome has a segment encoding these proteins:
- a CDS encoding glycine betaine ABC transporter substrate-binding protein, protein MKKILTLAMAALLVASLAFPAFAGDKKEVKLAYVEWDCATATTNVIKAVLQERMGYEVEVLPVAAAIMWQAVSTGDVDAMATAWLPVTHAEYLKRVEKNVVNLGPTVSGAKLGWAVPTYVTVDSIADLNKYADKLDGKIIGIDPGAGLMGLSEKAMEEYKLTDLELMEGSGATMTASLNNAIKNKEWIVVTAWSPHWLFGRWDMKYLKDPKGILGGEETINTIVRKGLKEDKPEVYAFLDKFAWKDANQLQMVMAWNQAEDADPYENAKRFIKENKEQVDGWLK, encoded by the coding sequence ATGAAAAAGATTTTGACACTAGCCATGGCGGCTCTACTTGTGGCTTCCCTTGCATTCCCAGCTTTCGCTGGCGACAAAAAAGAAGTTAAGCTTGCATACGTTGAATGGGACTGCGCTACAGCGACTACCAACGTAATCAAAGCTGTTCTCCAAGAGCGTATGGGTTACGAAGTAGAAGTTCTTCCAGTAGCAGCGGCTATCATGTGGCAAGCTGTATCAACAGGTGATGTTGATGCAATGGCAACTGCATGGCTTCCTGTAACACACGCTGAGTACCTTAAAAGAGTAGAAAAAAACGTTGTTAACCTCGGACCGACTGTAAGCGGAGCAAAACTTGGTTGGGCTGTTCCGACTTATGTTACAGTAGATTCAATTGCTGACCTTAATAAATACGCTGACAAGTTAGACGGCAAGATCATCGGTATTGATCCAGGCGCTGGACTCATGGGCCTTTCTGAAAAAGCCATGGAAGAGTACAAGCTTACTGACCTCGAACTCATGGAAGGTTCAGGAGCAACTATGACTGCTAGCCTTAACAACGCCATTAAGAACAAAGAATGGATCGTTGTTACTGCTTGGTCCCCACACTGGTTATTCGGTCGCTGGGATATGAAATACCTGAAAGATCCTAAAGGAATCCTAGGCGGCGAAGAAACAATTAACACCATCGTTCGTAAAGGCCTCAAAGAAGACAAGCCTGAAGTATATGCTTTCCTTGATAAGTTTGCATGGAAAGACGCAAACCAGCTTCAGATGGTCATGGCTTGGAATCAGGCAGAAGACGCTGATCCATACGAAAACGCTAAGCGTTTCATCAAAGAAAACAAAGAACAGGTTGATGGCTGGTTGAAATAG
- a CDS encoding ABC transporter permease, with amino-acid sequence MDIPRIPVGKTIEAGIDFLVEHCSFATRAFSEVLDTGLDIVQTGMLSLPPWLFIIIVSLLTWRLSRSKRIALFSIAGLLLIWNMGLWKATVSTISLVIVSTLMALMIGVPTGILAAMSKYVNKTVMPVLDVMQTMPAFVYLIPAIPFFGLGKVAAIFSTVIFAMPPAIRFTCLGIQQVPKELIECSEAFGSTRWQRLIKLELPLATPTIMAGVNQTVMLSLSMVVIAAMIGAKGLGGEVWKAIQRLQMGKGFEAGIGIVIVAIIMDRVLQKLGTRKQ; translated from the coding sequence ATGGACATCCCACGCATACCCGTCGGCAAAACAATTGAAGCCGGCATTGATTTTCTAGTTGAGCATTGCTCATTTGCAACAAGAGCGTTCTCTGAAGTACTGGATACAGGGCTAGACATAGTACAGACTGGCATGCTCTCTCTTCCACCGTGGCTCTTTATCATCATTGTCAGCCTGCTCACCTGGAGACTGTCCAGAAGCAAGCGCATAGCCCTGTTTTCAATAGCAGGACTTTTGCTGATCTGGAACATGGGTTTATGGAAAGCTACCGTCAGCACCATTTCACTGGTAATCGTATCCACTCTTATGGCCTTGATGATCGGTGTACCTACCGGAATTCTGGCTGCCATGAGCAAATACGTGAACAAAACAGTAATGCCAGTGCTTGATGTTATGCAGACCATGCCAGCATTTGTATACCTCATCCCTGCCATCCCGTTTTTCGGATTGGGTAAGGTTGCGGCCATATTTTCCACCGTTATTTTTGCGATGCCTCCGGCAATCAGATTCACATGTCTCGGCATTCAGCAAGTTCCTAAAGAACTTATCGAGTGCTCCGAAGCTTTCGGATCTACACGCTGGCAAAGACTCATTAAGCTTGAGCTCCCCCTTGCAACCCCCACTATCATGGCCGGAGTAAATCAGACTGTCATGCTTTCGCTATCTATGGTAGTTATTGCAGCGATGATTGGAGCGAAAGGCCTTGGTGGAGAAGTTTGGAAAGCAATTCAGCGCCTTCAGATGGGCAAAGGATTCGAGGCAGGCATCGGCATCGTTATCGTGGCCATTATTATGGACCGTGTTTTACAGAAATTAGGTACTAGAAAGCAATAA
- a CDS encoding SadB/YajI family lipoprotein, whose translation MDLVKDVDVPCMAEGIGLGKLTVKHPSGSCGKPVFVAESSTTAYGPTEVSSIQPLDGQTYSPEQLEYIRLHGLQVQGALAWYMEGWEPSEHKCEGH comes from the coding sequence ATGGATTTAGTCAAAGACGTAGATGTTCCTTGTATGGCTGAGGGTATCGGCTTAGGAAAATTGACGGTTAAACACCCTTCAGGGTCTTGTGGTAAGCCCGTATTTGTTGCTGAGTCCTCGACAACCGCATACGGACCTACAGAAGTCTCATCAATACAACCTTTAGATGGCCAAACTTACTCCCCAGAACAGCTGGAGTATATTCGGTTACACGGGTTACAGGTGCAGGGGGCGCTTGCATGGTATATGGAAGGCTGGGAGCCAAGTGAACATAAATGCGAAGGGCATTAG
- a CDS encoding NifU family protein, with amino-acid sequence MHDRVEAALEKVRPVLQADGGNVELVEVTDKGIAIVRLQGACKGCPMSQKTLKNVIQRTLLKLIPELEGVESVD; translated from the coding sequence ATGCACGATAGAGTCGAAGCTGCACTCGAAAAAGTCAGACCTGTTTTACAAGCTGATGGTGGCAACGTTGAACTCGTAGAGGTAACAGATAAAGGGATTGCTATAGTCCGCCTTCAGGGCGCATGCAAAGGCTGCCCTATGTCACAGAAAACGTTAAAAAATGTAATCCAGCGCACCCTTCTTAAACTTATTCCAGAGCTTGAAGGCGTTGAATCAGTCGATTAA
- a CDS encoding HDOD domain-containing protein, protein MTEDITIPEDTLAEATALMDERFAHADRSKPVLATLYELGLDHVARDLIEHPELYRKGEPLPMPKKRFEPVNPMSLMQSDIKLPSLPQVFIEMRQVINDPASSATDVANVISQDTALSAFLLRMVNSSFYSFPSQIDTISRAVAVIGTKQLSTLALGTSVMDMFKGIPTDILDLELFWRHSFACGIIASQLAKMFKQGSPEKCFVAGLLHDIGRPVFMMTLPDRAIAATAISRNKGALMFKAERIVAGFDHSELGGMLLRKWNLPFSLVTAVLYHHNATKAAKTPESLYVYFANIIAKTLGIGGSGDFFIQDVKNERWEESGLTPDKLKELDAGLGPILEDAFSILTTMGT, encoded by the coding sequence ATGACCGAAGATATAACTATCCCAGAAGACACACTTGCAGAAGCAACGGCCTTGATGGATGAACGATTTGCCCATGCAGATAGAAGCAAACCAGTTCTCGCCACATTGTATGAGCTGGGACTTGATCATGTAGCAAGAGATTTAATTGAGCACCCTGAGTTATACAGAAAGGGTGAACCTCTTCCCATGCCCAAAAAAAGATTTGAACCAGTGAATCCAATGTCACTGATGCAATCTGATATTAAACTGCCGTCTTTGCCACAGGTTTTCATTGAAATGAGGCAGGTTATTAATGATCCAGCCAGCTCCGCTACAGATGTAGCAAACGTTATTTCACAGGATACAGCTCTTTCTGCATTCCTGCTGCGCATGGTAAACAGCTCTTTCTACAGTTTTCCTTCTCAGATAGACACAATATCCAGAGCAGTTGCAGTTATTGGAACTAAGCAACTTTCGACTCTGGCCCTAGGAACGTCCGTTATGGATATGTTCAAAGGTATTCCTACAGATATACTTGATCTTGAACTTTTTTGGAGACACAGCTTTGCCTGCGGAATTATAGCCAGCCAGCTTGCAAAGATGTTTAAGCAAGGCTCACCTGAAAAATGTTTCGTAGCCGGACTTCTTCACGACATAGGACGCCCTGTATTCATGATGACCCTGCCTGACCGGGCCATCGCTGCGACTGCTATTTCACGGAATAAAGGCGCTCTGATGTTCAAAGCGGAAAGGATTGTTGCAGGGTTCGACCACTCAGAACTCGGCGGAATGCTTCTGCGCAAATGGAATCTGCCGTTCTCGCTGGTAACAGCTGTACTATACCACCACAATGCAACAAAGGCCGCAAAGACACCTGAATCATTATACGTCTATTTTGCCAACATTATTGCTAAAACGCTTGGAATAGGCGGTAGTGGAGACTTTTTCATTCAGGATGTCAAAAATGAAAGATGGGAAGAAAGCGGCCTTACTCCTGACAAGCTTAAAGAGCTTGATGCAGGGCTTGGACCTATCCTTGAAGACGCATTCTCTATCCTCACGACCATGGGAACTTAG